A DNA window from Providencia huaxiensis contains the following coding sequences:
- a CDS encoding MurR/RpiR family transcriptional regulator, with protein MLDFLKNYDNLTISEKKVLKYLTDNIADIPYLNINELVAKTFVSKTVIINLSQKLGFSGFKELKFQINNYILTKNKTEKTLPSSYKKQLEKNINKSFTLINEAQINDCAKILHKSRNIFIVARGTSKAVGYYLEHLLFALGLHCFFINDYNLSDSFTRLVSKDDTVIFISLSGGTKKIIETAKIVQLKGANIISMTAFNTNELTSYTDNTLFCFADNFDTKRDDTKSRIGFFILVDLLINELENLL; from the coding sequence ATGTTAGATTTTTTAAAAAACTACGACAATTTAACTATTAGCGAAAAAAAAGTCTTAAAATACCTGACCGATAATATTGCGGATATCCCCTACTTAAATATTAATGAACTCGTTGCTAAAACTTTCGTGTCTAAAACAGTTATCATTAACTTATCTCAAAAACTAGGCTTTAGTGGCTTTAAAGAGCTTAAGTTTCAGATTAATAATTATATTTTAACGAAAAATAAAACCGAAAAAACACTTCCCTCATCATATAAGAAACAGCTCGAAAAAAACATTAATAAAAGTTTTACATTAATTAATGAAGCGCAAATTAATGATTGCGCTAAAATATTGCATAAATCGAGAAATATTTTTATTGTGGCAAGAGGAACGAGTAAAGCGGTTGGTTATTACCTTGAGCATTTGTTATTTGCATTAGGCCTGCATTGCTTTTTCATTAATGACTATAACTTATCTGATTCCTTCACACGGCTAGTTAGCAAAGATGATACTGTCATTTTTATCTCACTGTCTGGCGGTACTAAAAAAATCATTGAAACAGCAAAAATTGTGCAATTAAAAGGGGCAAATATTATTAGTATGACTGCGTTTAATACTAATGAATTAACCAGTTATACAGATAATACTCTGTTTTGTTTTGCTGATAATTTTGATACCAAACGGGATGATACAAAATCCAGAATCGGATTTTTTATATTAGTTGATTTACTTATCAATGAATTAGAAAATCTACTTTAA
- a CDS encoding DUF2058 domain-containing protein: MAKLTLQEQMLKAGLVTSKKMAKVQRTAKKSRVQAREAREAVEENKKAQLERDKQLSEQHKQMVQSKEFKAQVKQLIEMNKVDISKGDISFNFTDNNVIKQVVVDKITQTQLISGRLAIARLAIDNSDINEYVIIPASVADKITQRDADSIVLNNALSQEEQDEDDPYADFKIPDDLMW; this comes from the coding sequence ATGGCAAAACTCACCTTACAAGAGCAAATGCTAAAAGCAGGATTAGTCACCAGTAAGAAAATGGCGAAAGTGCAAAGAACGGCTAAAAAATCACGAGTTCAAGCGCGTGAAGCAAGGGAAGCCGTAGAAGAGAATAAAAAAGCACAGCTTGAGCGTGATAAGCAATTGAGTGAGCAGCATAAACAAATGGTGCAATCCAAAGAGTTCAAAGCGCAAGTCAAACAACTTATTGAAATGAATAAAGTTGATATTTCAAAGGGAGATATTAGTTTTAATTTCACCGATAACAACGTTATCAAGCAAGTTGTTGTAGACAAGATAACACAAACGCAACTGATCAGTGGGCGTCTGGCTATTGCTCGTTTAGCGATTGATAACAGTGATATTAACGAGTATGTGATTATCCCAGCAAGCGTCGCGGATAAAATAACGCAAAGAGATGCAGATAGCATCGTACTCAACAATGCGCTCAGCCAAGAAGAACAGGATGAAGATGACCCGTATGCGGACTTTAAGATCCCTGACGACCTGATGTGGTAA
- a CDS encoding fimbria/pilus periplasmic chaperone: MKKLTNLYISTILLSSLVSGSAFSAIALDRTRVIFNGDQKSVSITITNKNNQLPYLAQGWVENIQGVKITSPFAVLPPVQRVEPEKSSQVRIEALPEINQLPQDRESVYYFNLREIPPKSDKPNVLQLALQSKIKLFYRPKSIMLSETEMLNNPWQEKTQLIKQGDQYIIKNPTPFYITIIGAAERKNSPVNQNFKAVMVAPFSEEKLGVPSSTVGANPVLTYINDYGGRPKLQFKCQANTCQVVPENK, translated from the coding sequence ATGAAAAAATTAACTAATTTATATATCAGTACTATTTTATTAAGCAGTTTAGTTAGCGGAAGTGCGTTCTCGGCAATTGCTTTAGATAGAACCCGAGTTATTTTTAATGGCGATCAAAAAAGCGTTTCAATTACTATCACGAATAAAAATAACCAGCTACCTTATTTGGCCCAAGGGTGGGTTGAAAATATTCAAGGGGTAAAAATTACTTCACCGTTTGCGGTATTACCTCCGGTGCAGAGAGTTGAGCCCGAAAAATCAAGCCAAGTCCGTATTGAGGCACTTCCTGAAATTAACCAGTTACCTCAGGATAGAGAAAGTGTTTATTACTTTAATTTAAGGGAGATCCCGCCAAAAAGTGATAAACCGAATGTTTTGCAATTAGCGTTACAAAGCAAAATTAAATTATTTTATCGCCCTAAAAGTATCATGCTAAGCGAAACTGAAATGCTGAATAATCCTTGGCAAGAAAAAACACAGCTTATTAAACAAGGCGACCAATATATCATTAAAAACCCAACTCCTTTTTATATTACGATTATTGGTGCGGCCGAGCGAAAAAATTCACCTGTAAACCAGAATTTTAAGGCAGTTATGGTTGCACCATTTAGTGAAGAAAAATTAGGGGTTCCAAGCTCTACTGTAGGGGCAAACCCAGTATTGACCTATATAAATGACTATGGTGGCCGTCCAAAACTTCAATTTAAATGTCAAGCAAATACATGTCAGGTTGTTCCTGAAAATAAATAG
- a CDS encoding outer membrane usher protein, with protein sequence MFFMFFKQHKINIITTTIMITFGALSAQLYAADTIQFNTALFDLEDKKNIDIKQFSRAGYIMPGTYPLKVQVNKETLPEQRFSFYAPENDPEDSLVCITPEQVQQLGLTASSLKQITWWHNNECLDLRSLPGFQARGDLSDSTLYLSIPQAYLEYRTANWDPPSLWDEGISGAILDYNINARANKPHDNNSNYNVTANGVAGVNLGAWRFRGDWQGRAQRETGSNSKNEHDFQWSRLYAYKALTSIKAKLTLGEDYFNTDLFDSFRFTGVSLRSDILMLPPNLRGYAPEITGVATTNATVIVSQQGRIIYQEQVAAGPFRIQNLSDATTGKLDVRIEEQDGSVQEYQVETANIPYLTRPGSIRYKLAMGRPTDMSHHVNGDTFASGEMSWGVTNGWSLLAGSLNSQDYNAFNVGVGRDLLAFGALSFDITHSIANIPNDKKLTGNSYRINYSKRFDDYDSQVQFAGYRFSERSFMTVTDFLTAKDSGERQGSNKEMYVISLNKNFRESRITAYLNYSHQTYWDKPESNRYNLMVTKTLDWGSLKNINISLSAYRNKYNETNDDGLYISASMPWGNGANIGYSLQATRDDTVNRATYYDKLSDRTNYQVSAGSTNKGGTASTYITHYGDNTKLTANASYIHNNYTSFGVGAQGGFTMTLNGADAHRVSNIGGTRLLIDTDGVAKIPVSDRGIPIASNAFGKVVVPDLNSYYRSKVKVDLNALPNNAEVTDSIVQATLTEGAIGYRKFNVLSGEKMMLSMRMSDGSAPPFGAQITNLKGKETGIVTDNGYAYVSGINPNEVMIIHWGGEAQCEINFPENLETINQGLFIPCKPLSNKRNEADNNL encoded by the coding sequence ATGTTTTTTATGTTTTTTAAACAACACAAAATAAATATAATAACGACAACGATAATGATTACATTTGGGGCATTATCCGCTCAGTTATATGCTGCCGATACCATACAATTTAATACGGCATTATTTGATTTAGAAGACAAAAAAAACATTGATATTAAACAATTCTCACGGGCAGGCTATATTATGCCTGGCACTTATCCTCTCAAAGTACAAGTAAATAAAGAAACTTTACCTGAGCAACGGTTTTCATTCTATGCGCCAGAAAATGACCCTGAAGATAGCCTCGTTTGTATCACACCAGAGCAAGTCCAGCAGCTAGGATTAACAGCCAGTTCGTTGAAGCAAATTACGTGGTGGCATAATAATGAGTGCCTTGATTTACGCAGCTTACCCGGCTTTCAAGCACGAGGGGATTTATCGGACTCAACGTTGTATCTGAGTATACCTCAAGCCTACCTTGAATATAGAACAGCTAACTGGGATCCGCCTTCTCTGTGGGATGAAGGAATCTCAGGGGCTATTTTAGACTACAATATCAACGCAAGAGCGAATAAGCCTCATGATAACAATAGTAACTATAATGTGACAGCAAATGGTGTCGCAGGTGTGAACCTTGGTGCATGGCGCTTTAGGGGGGATTGGCAGGGGCGTGCTCAACGAGAAACTGGCTCGAATAGTAAAAATGAGCATGACTTTCAATGGAGCCGGTTATACGCCTACAAAGCGTTAACCAGTATTAAAGCAAAATTGACCTTGGGTGAGGACTATTTTAACACCGATTTATTCGATAGTTTTCGATTTACAGGTGTTAGCTTACGCTCTGATATCTTAATGTTACCACCTAATTTACGTGGGTATGCACCTGAAATAACAGGTGTTGCGACGACAAATGCGACGGTGATTGTTAGCCAACAAGGGCGAATTATTTATCAAGAACAAGTCGCCGCGGGTCCTTTCCGTATCCAAAATTTAAGTGATGCGACGACGGGAAAACTGGATGTTCGAATCGAAGAGCAGGATGGTTCGGTTCAAGAATATCAGGTTGAAACAGCCAATATCCCTTATTTAACTCGACCAGGTAGTATTCGATATAAATTAGCGATGGGTCGCCCAACGGATATGAGTCATCATGTTAATGGAGATACATTTGCGAGTGGTGAAATGTCCTGGGGTGTCACTAATGGTTGGTCATTACTTGCAGGTTCACTAAATAGCCAAGACTATAATGCATTTAACGTGGGTGTCGGTCGTGACTTATTGGCATTTGGTGCCTTATCTTTCGATATTACGCATTCTATTGCAAATATTCCTAATGATAAAAAACTCACAGGTAATTCTTATCGAATAAACTATTCAAAACGTTTTGATGACTATGATAGCCAAGTTCAGTTCGCAGGTTACCGATTCTCAGAACGCAGTTTTATGACTGTAACCGATTTTTTAACGGCTAAAGATTCTGGTGAGCGTCAAGGTAGTAATAAAGAAATGTATGTGATTTCTTTAAATAAAAACTTTAGAGAATCGAGAATTACAGCGTATTTAAACTACTCGCACCAAACCTATTGGGATAAGCCAGAAAGTAATCGCTACAATTTAATGGTGACAAAAACCTTAGATTGGGGAAGCCTGAAGAATATTAATATTTCGTTATCGGCCTATCGTAATAAATATAACGAAACAAATGATGATGGCCTGTATATCTCAGCTTCAATGCCTTGGGGAAATGGTGCAAATATTGGTTATTCATTACAAGCAACACGGGATGATACCGTTAATCGAGCAACCTATTATGACAAATTGTCAGATAGAACCAATTATCAAGTCAGTGCAGGCTCAACCAACAAAGGTGGAACCGCAAGCACCTATATTACCCATTATGGTGATAATACTAAGTTAACTGCGAATGCTAGCTATATTCATAATAATTACACGTCATTTGGGGTAGGGGCACAAGGTGGATTTACCATGACTTTAAATGGTGCGGATGCTCACCGAGTCTCAAATATTGGCGGAACTCGTTTGCTGATCGACACTGATGGTGTGGCTAAAATTCCCGTATCAGACCGAGGGATCCCTATTGCATCAAATGCATTTGGTAAAGTGGTTGTTCCTGACTTAAATAGCTACTACCGCAGTAAAGTTAAAGTCGATTTAAATGCATTACCGAATAATGCCGAGGTAACGGATTCTATTGTTCAAGCGACATTAACAGAAGGCGCGATTGGCTATCGCAAATTTAATGTATTGTCTGGTGAAAAGATGATGCTTTCAATGCGTATGTCTGACGGTTCTGCACCGCCATTTGGCGCTCAGATCACGAATTTGAAAGGAAAAGAAACGGGAATAGTTACTGATAATGGATATGCCTATGTTAGTGGTATCAATCCAAATGAAGTCATGATTATTCATTGGGGTGGTGAAGCACAATGTGAAATTAATTTTCCTGAAAACTTAGAAACAATTAACCAAGGATTATTCATTCCTTGTAAACCATTATCAAATAAACGTAATGAAGCAGATAATAATCTGTAA
- a CDS encoding RluA family pseudouridine synthase: protein MTEIIDTFIAPPCHDEIEIIYQDEYLVLINKPSGLLSLSGKNPQNLDSVHHRLVQIFPECTLVHRLDFGTSGLMVVARNKAINAALSQQFSQRTVTKIYQALLCGHLTDDKGVIDAAIAKDPAQFPRMSLCEINGKPARSHYQVIERLYHPLDNGTLLPVTRVQLIPETGRTHQLRIHCQQLGHPILGCDLYGGQIPEHASRLMLHASELHFVHPISQERVNTHCASPF from the coding sequence ATGACTGAAATCATCGACACCTTTATTGCTCCGCCTTGTCACGATGAGATAGAAATTATCTATCAAGATGAGTATCTGGTTCTTATTAATAAGCCAAGCGGCCTACTCAGCCTTTCTGGAAAAAACCCACAAAACCTAGACTCCGTCCATCACCGATTAGTACAAATATTCCCAGAATGTACTCTTGTTCATCGTCTCGATTTTGGTACATCAGGGTTGATGGTAGTTGCTCGCAATAAAGCAATTAATGCCGCACTGAGCCAGCAATTTAGCCAACGTACCGTAACAAAAATATATCAAGCGCTACTTTGTGGCCACTTAACTGATGATAAAGGTGTCATTGATGCGGCAATAGCAAAAGACCCTGCACAGTTTCCCCGCATGTCTCTTTGTGAAATTAATGGCAAACCTGCCCGCTCTCACTATCAAGTAATTGAGCGCCTATATCACCCATTAGATAATGGCACATTGCTTCCAGTAACCCGAGTCCAATTAATTCCAGAAACAGGCCGAACGCATCAGCTTCGTATTCATTGCCAACAATTAGGCCACCCTATATTAGGCTGTGACTTATATGGAGGCCAAATACCAGAGCATGCATCTCGGCTCATGTTACATGCCAGCGAACTGCATTTTGTTCATCCCATTAGCCAAGAAAGAGTTAATACTCACTGTGCGAGCCCGTTTTAA
- a CDS encoding cold-shock protein, with translation MAMNGTITTWFEDKGFGFIKDENGDNRYFHVVKVANPDLIKKNAAVTFEPTTNNKGLSAFAVKVIPESKYIYIAGERIKITSIKSYRVYSVEVPADTHIDKENTVLSIGALMNSIKPKSDKPNQMRSLKKLEISTLHGASLTFSEDEIDIDEAVKQLKFK, from the coding sequence ATGGCAATGAATGGAACGATCACAACATGGTTCGAAGATAAAGGTTTTGGATTTATCAAAGATGAGAATGGCGATAACCGTTATTTTCATGTGGTTAAGGTTGCCAACCCAGATTTGATTAAAAAAAATGCCGCAGTCACTTTTGAACCGACGACAAATAATAAAGGGTTATCTGCTTTTGCGGTCAAAGTCATACCTGAAAGTAAGTACATTTATATTGCAGGTGAACGGATTAAGATTACATCAATCAAATCCTATCGTGTTTATTCGGTAGAAGTACCTGCGGATACGCATATTGATAAAGAAAATACCGTGTTATCAATTGGTGCATTAATGAATAGTATTAAACCAAAATCAGATAAACCTAACCAAATGCGTTCATTGAAAAAATTAGAAATTAGCACGTTACATGGAGCATCGTTGACATTTTCGGAAGATGAAATTGATATCGATGAGGCTGTGAAACAACTTAAATTTAAGTGA
- a CDS encoding fimbrial protein, translating to MNNLNFNFYKFKKIILSMLLSLLFFSLQSQAKNGQIGEIKIRGQLVAEACTVRPGDENIIVDFGTIVNKYLYINQKTPLENFNIHLDDCDNSIFRTVTVKFTGNENINLPGLLALDSGSMASGIGIEILEYSGKKIPINSTTPAYNLENGTNILSFNANVQGEPDAIKNKSIAFGHFTATAIFSLIYD from the coding sequence ATGAATAACTTAAATTTCAATTTTTATAAATTTAAAAAAATAATACTCTCGATGCTATTAAGTTTGTTATTTTTTTCGTTACAGAGTCAGGCAAAAAATGGTCAAATCGGTGAAATTAAGATACGAGGACAGCTTGTCGCTGAAGCTTGTACAGTAAGACCGGGTGATGAAAATATCATTGTGGACTTTGGTACTATTGTTAATAAGTACCTCTATATTAACCAAAAAACGCCACTTGAAAATTTTAATATTCATTTAGATGACTGTGATAATAGTATCTTTAGAACGGTGACCGTTAAGTTTACAGGAAATGAGAATATCAACTTACCTGGCCTTCTTGCATTAGATTCTGGCAGCATGGCTTCAGGTATCGGAATTGAAATCTTAGAGTATAGTGGTAAAAAAATTCCCATTAATAGTACGACACCTGCATACAATCTAGAGAATGGCACGAATATTTTAAGTTTTAATGCGAATGTGCAAGGGGAACCTGATGCAATAAAAAATAAAAGTATTGCATTTGGTCATTTTACTGCAACCGCTATTTTTAGTTTAATTTATGATTAA
- a CDS encoding fimbrial protein encodes MKILILLLATLLFSPTIFAFQCKTNGGQEVGGGTQSIYDVPLDNDIFAVPNRINEFADVSDFMTCRNEAPSAYVDYLNVTGADLGPTFKNNPELKAGVVVRGAYYLAPFSGKEIQVFRLTTASEPLQIKLYLQVNVKPTPSVLVRKGDLLMTLDLHKYATFVNSNQHIDHAYFKWNFYAGNDVVVGTGTCDINDNQIIIVDFETVNASGISTVGSASRFQRNAEITYSCEDNNLTAPIKMIISGETSTFSSDALLVRTGDIGSQGPIMPGLGVEIYHQGQRVSPMNGHFDSKIENGHGRDTLMFTLVKKPNLSPNELIEGQFSSAATIIMSTP; translated from the coding sequence ATGAAGATATTAATATTACTTCTCGCAACCTTATTATTTTCCCCAACTATTTTTGCGTTCCAATGTAAAACTAATGGAGGACAAGAAGTTGGTGGGGGAACACAAAGTATTTATGATGTTCCTCTCGATAATGATATTTTTGCTGTACCTAATCGTATAAATGAATTCGCGGATGTGAGTGATTTTATGACCTGCCGTAATGAAGCACCTAGTGCTTACGTTGATTATTTAAATGTGACTGGTGCTGACCTTGGTCCTACATTTAAGAATAACCCAGAATTAAAAGCGGGTGTGGTCGTACGTGGCGCTTACTATTTAGCACCATTTAGTGGTAAAGAAATTCAAGTATTTCGTTTAACCACAGCAAGTGAACCTTTACAAATTAAATTATATTTACAGGTAAATGTTAAACCAACGCCATCAGTTTTGGTAAGAAAAGGCGATTTGCTGATGACGTTAGATCTCCATAAATATGCGACATTTGTAAATAGTAATCAGCATATTGACCATGCTTATTTTAAATGGAATTTCTATGCAGGTAATGATGTGGTTGTTGGAACGGGTACGTGTGATATCAATGATAACCAAATCATCATTGTTGATTTTGAAACAGTAAATGCATCGGGTATTTCAACGGTGGGAAGTGCAAGTCGTTTTCAACGTAACGCAGAAATCACTTATAGTTGTGAAGATAATAATCTGACGGCGCCAATAAAGATGATTATTAGTGGAGAAACTTCGACTTTTTCATCTGATGCTTTACTTGTTAGAACTGGAGATATTGGTAGTCAAGGTCCTATTATGCCGGGATTAGGTGTTGAGATTTATCATCAAGGGCAAAGAGTTTCCCCTATGAATGGGCATTTCGATTCAAAAATAGAAAATGGGCATGGTAGAGATACACTAATGTTCACGCTAGTTAAAAAACCTAATTTATCTCCAAATGAATTGATAGAAGGCCAGTTTAGTTCAGCAGCTACCATTATTATGTCCACTCCGTAG
- a CDS encoding PTS transporter subunit EIIC: MARRKFGESIQRFGRTLLLPIGVLAPIGMILGISGALVQTYMIARFPFLGNETVNALLVSIRSIAGVIFDNIPLLFAMGVAYGMSHRDKGIAVFASVVGYLSLIITMNIWLVLTGKLADPAMMGQVGQIKVLGIQTLNISAAGGIITGLIAAWATDKFYNLELPTAFAFFSGKKSVSIIMIGLMIGVGALLPFIWEVLVQGLMKLSSVFLSPVGPFFTAGGERLFIPFGLHHVWNVLFRFTEAGGTYVIDGQTFVGVVPALTEVLFNQGPDSEYWAMMPSLTRFMAQQQMLVTLFLFPAIALAIYKTSKKENRAEVKSMLVTMVLTAMLGNVTEPLEFTFVFIAPLLYLIYAIIVGIGAVLLSLAEVGIGYIRGTVFDFTIFGLLYENTNWIFLVIIGSCLAVVTYFIFYWAIIKFDIKTPGREESSNLKNTLIKEKRYGEIAEILVQALGGKQNIRNVDNCITRMRIDVGEVNQIDKDLMLESGCTAFFFPSANHVHVVYGPKVEFVRNAVDEAMKK; this comes from the coding sequence ATGGCCAGAAGAAAGTTTGGTGAATCAATTCAACGCTTTGGGAGAACATTACTCCTTCCTATCGGTGTATTAGCACCGATAGGTATGATATTGGGTATCAGTGGTGCGTTAGTGCAAACTTATATGATTGCACGTTTTCCTTTTCTCGGTAATGAAACGGTTAACGCATTACTTGTCAGCATTCGTTCAATTGCAGGTGTAATTTTCGATAATATTCCCTTGCTGTTTGCAATGGGGGTGGCCTATGGTATGAGTCATCGAGATAAGGGGATTGCCGTCTTCGCGTCGGTTGTCGGCTATTTATCGCTGATCATCACCATGAACATTTGGTTAGTGCTTACTGGTAAGCTTGCAGACCCTGCAATGATGGGCCAAGTGGGGCAAATTAAAGTTCTTGGTATACAAACCTTAAACATCAGTGCCGCAGGGGGAATTATTACCGGTTTGATTGCGGCCTGGGCGACGGATAAGTTTTATAACCTTGAACTACCTACCGCATTTGCTTTCTTTTCTGGAAAAAAATCCGTTTCTATTATAATGATAGGATTAATGATTGGGGTGGGGGCGTTATTACCGTTTATTTGGGAAGTATTAGTCCAAGGTTTAATGAAACTCTCTTCGGTATTTTTAAGTCCTGTAGGGCCATTTTTTACCGCAGGTGGTGAACGTTTATTTATTCCATTTGGTTTACACCATGTATGGAACGTTTTATTTAGATTTACTGAAGCGGGTGGTACTTATGTTATTGACGGACAAACCTTTGTTGGTGTTGTTCCTGCATTAACTGAGGTGCTATTTAACCAAGGCCCGGATAGTGAATATTGGGCGATGATGCCAAGTTTGACTCGCTTTATGGCACAGCAACAAATGTTAGTCACACTATTCCTATTCCCTGCAATTGCCCTTGCTATTTATAAAACATCGAAGAAAGAAAACCGCGCAGAAGTGAAATCCATGCTGGTTACCATGGTATTAACAGCCATGCTTGGTAACGTCACGGAGCCACTCGAGTTTACCTTCGTATTTATTGCGCCATTACTGTACTTAATTTACGCCATTATTGTTGGTATCGGTGCGGTATTACTTTCTTTAGCTGAGGTCGGTATTGGTTATATTCGTGGAACCGTATTTGATTTCACTATTTTTGGTTTACTGTACGAAAATACTAACTGGATCTTCTTGGTTATTATCGGTAGCTGTTTAGCTGTCGTCACTTACTTTATTTTCTACTGGGCCATTATTAAGTTTGATATAAAAACACCAGGTCGCGAAGAATCGAGCAATCTGAAAAATACCTTAATTAAAGAAAAACGTTATGGTGAAATCGCAGAAATTTTAGTCCAAGCGTTAGGCGGCAAACAAAACATTCGTAACGTAGATAACTGTATTACCCGTATGCGTATTGATGTCGGAGAAGTGAACCAAATTGATAAAGATTTAATGTTGGAATCAGGATGTACCGCATTCTTCTTTCCATCGGCAAACCACGTCCATGTTGTATATGGACCGAAGGTTGAGTTCGTTCGCAATGCTGTTGATGAAGCTATGAAGAAATAA
- a CDS encoding fimbria/pilus outer membrane usher protein, which yields MKLNIIALEIFLCCYAMAPSFSHAESYFDPGLLMHGSGIDVSQLDLNDFASSNTLTPGEYDVMVNVNLIPSGEFNIAFDKQPDGQIIPVFTVGELKKLGVNTSALPKLRDLGEEAKIEKLSDYIANATTTFDAQTLTVNLSVPQIAIVPNFAGYVPPELRDDGVTALVMDYVFNYSNNRQLAQHHQQSSTSDSLFANLNAGINVGAWRLRTSYLYNYSKSSGNSSNSDSNFTNTYVYRTINAIKSTLRAGEISTGGNIFDSIPMKGATLKSNPQLDPSSMQGFAPVVEGFANTNATVTVRQNGSVVYQTFVAPGRFIIRDIPASGLVGDMEVTVEEEDGKQTVFTQAYSSLPMMGRQGSYNYEVSTGR from the coding sequence ATGAAATTAAATATAATTGCATTAGAGATTTTTCTTTGCTGCTATGCAATGGCACCCTCTTTCTCGCATGCCGAATCATATTTTGACCCTGGCTTATTAATGCATGGGAGCGGGATTGATGTTTCTCAACTCGATTTAAATGACTTCGCCAGTAGCAACACCTTAACCCCCGGCGAATACGATGTCATGGTCAATGTCAATTTGATCCCTTCTGGGGAATTCAATATTGCATTTGATAAACAGCCCGATGGCCAAATTATCCCTGTATTTACCGTAGGTGAGCTAAAAAAACTGGGGGTGAATACCTCGGCATTACCTAAATTAAGAGATCTTGGCGAAGAGGCTAAGATCGAAAAACTGTCTGACTATATTGCCAATGCAACTACCACGTTCGATGCCCAAACATTGACTGTGAATTTATCCGTGCCACAAATTGCCATTGTGCCTAATTTCGCGGGTTATGTGCCACCAGAATTGCGTGATGACGGCGTGACCGCATTAGTGATGGACTACGTCTTTAACTACAGTAATAACCGTCAGTTAGCTCAACATCACCAACAATCTAGTACCAGTGATTCTCTATTCGCTAACTTAAACGCGGGGATCAACGTCGGTGCATGGCGCCTGAGAACCAGCTACCTGTACAACTACAGTAAAAGTAGCGGAAACTCAAGCAACAGTGATTCCAACTTCACCAATACTTATGTTTATCGCACCATTAACGCGATTAAATCCACCTTGCGTGCCGGTGAGATTTCAACGGGGGGCAATATTTTTGACTCCATTCCCATGAAAGGGGCAACGCTGAAATCCAACCCTCAACTCGACCCCAGCAGTATGCAAGGGTTTGCCCCTGTGGTGGAAGGGTTTGCTAACACCAATGCCACTGTCACCGTGCGCCAAAACGGCAGCGTGGTTTACCAAACGTTCGTAGCACCGGGCCGTTTTATTATTCGTGATATCCCTGCCAGCGGGTTGGTGGGGGACATGGAAGTGACGGTGGAAGAAGAAGATGGCAAACAAACGGTCTTTACCCAAGCCTATTCCTCACTGCCGATGATGGGGCGCCAAGGCTCGTACAATTACGAGGTTTCTACAGGGCGCTAG
- a CDS encoding fimbrial protein, translating into MMINQKSFSLLFGLSLIFHSSVIYATSNNAFYNTTGNWDVEGANGKIFVYGSLTESACHLSMDSAFQSVDLGNIETASLKTIGAQGHKTPINIELLDCIETPTVLRNNKSGNVTWSISQPGMKIRFITPVVPFRPNIARVEGVNGLGLQITNPKGKEIAFGEYSEPELISTGQNILTYYVAPVRIAEKLQAGAYRSVISFQITYE; encoded by the coding sequence ATGATGATTAATCAAAAAAGCTTTTCCTTACTCTTTGGCTTATCTCTTATATTTCATTCATCTGTGATATATGCGACATCAAATAATGCCTTTTATAACACAACAGGTAATTGGGATGTTGAAGGTGCAAATGGCAAAATTTTCGTTTATGGCTCATTAACGGAGAGTGCATGCCATTTATCGATGGATTCTGCATTTCAATCCGTTGATTTAGGAAATATTGAAACTGCATCATTAAAAACAATTGGTGCCCAAGGCCACAAGACGCCGATAAACATCGAGTTATTGGATTGTATCGAAACCCCAACGGTTTTGAGAAACAATAAATCAGGTAATGTTACATGGAGTATTTCTCAGCCTGGCATGAAAATTAGGTTTATTACGCCAGTTGTCCCTTTTAGACCGAATATCGCGAGAGTTGAAGGTGTGAATGGGCTTGGATTACAGATAACTAATCCTAAAGGAAAAGAAATTGCTTTTGGTGAGTACAGTGAACCTGAGCTTATTTCTACGGGGCAAAATATTTTAACTTATTATGTAGCTCCCGTAAGAATTGCAGAAAAATTACAGGCTGGAGCTTATCGAAGTGTTATTTCTTTTCAAATAACGTATGAATAA